Part of the Candidatus Thiothrix putei genome, TAATTGGGTATTATTCATTTAAATGGTAGTAATCTGATTATTATCAAAAAGTGATTTTCCAATAAATGATCAGTGACATCACATTTTTGTGGTGTCACTGTAAGGATAAAAAAATATGCAAGCTAGTGTCGAATTACTTCAAATGATTTCTCAAGTTGGTTACATGGCCTGTTTTGGTGGCGATGTGCAGCGTTCCCAAACGATTATGGAAGGTGTTAATGCTATTGGTGTTGAGCAGACTCCCATAAAAATGGGCGTGGCTATTGCTAAAATTTACGCAGGTCACTACGATCAGGCTATTCATATACTGCGAGATGATGTATTGCTGAAAGAAGTTGATCACATGAGTGCGAAGTGTTTCTTAGGTATTGCCTTAAGCCAAAAAGGTGAGAAAGCAGAAGCGAGAGAGCTATTTGAAGAGGTAGTGCGAAAAGGCAATAAAGATGAAAGCAGTATTGCAGCCGCTTACCTTAATACTTAAAGGTTTAGGATCATGTTTGATGCGAGTACGTTAGTTAATCCAGTGATGCAGACGGGGAATTTGCAACAGCAGTTACCCGCTCCACCCGCGAATGATGTGATGCGTTTAGAGAATATTCTAACTCGAAGTCATAATGAGATCGGTTCGGCTTCTATGCGAGATACGCCTATCTTACAGATTCGAGAGCCGGTTACGACTGACTCGTTTGATTTCAAGCGTGTTATGCTGAATAAAATGGGTGAAATTGATCAGTCTTATCATGGCATGATGTCACAAATGTCGACGATGCCTAAATTTTCAGATTATCTTGCTGAAAAACAAGCAATTAGTGGCAATAATGAGACACGTAGTTATCCTGAAGTCGGTAAAAGTGACAATCTTATTAAGCAAATTGAGGAGTCCACAAAAGCATCAGCAGAAAGCCTTTTAGCTTCTAGCGAATATAACCATGTTCTAAGCCAGTGGGGAATTAAGTCGCAGATGTGGATGGGTAAAATGAATATTGTGATTTCTGCTGTGGGACAAGTTTCTCAAGGTTTTAAAACATTATTCCAAGCAGGTTGATACATATCAATATTGATTGCTATAAGTCGGGAATATACGATAATGATAAATAAAAAGCTTCGACGTATTGCTATTGTCGTGACACTACTGCTCCTCACCGGTTGCAAAACGGAACTGTACAGTAATTTGGCAGAAAATGATGCTAATTCAATGTTGTCAATTCTGTTAAATAACAAAATAGACTCCGAAAAGATCTTCGATAAGAAAGCAGGCACTTACTTTTTACACGTGGAAAAGTCGAGAATTCCTCAAGCAGTGCAGCTTCTGAAACAGCACGGTTATCCCAAAGAAAAAATTGCGACAGTCGGCGAATTATTCAAAAAAGAAGGTTTGATTTCTTCCCCATTGGAAGAGCGTACCCGTTTCATTTTCGCCTTATCGCAAAGTGTGCAAGAAACCTTATCGCAAATTGACGGTGTGTTAGTTGCACGGGTTCACGTGGTATTGCCTGAAAACAATCCGATTGATAAGGAGTTCAAGCCATCATCCGCCTCGGTTTTCATCAAATACAATCCAGCCTATCGTTTGGAAGACATGAAGTCAGACATTAAGCTGATCGTTGAGAAAAGTATCGAAGGTCTGACTTACGATAAGGTATCCGTGGTGATGGTTCCGGCACAGTTTTCGGCAACCAATTAGTAGATTGGCGCTTCATCTGCTGGGCGAGTGCGGAACAGTTTGAGTACCCACATGTATTGCTCAGGATATTGGCTAATCAGTGTTTGTAGCCCTGTATTCAGAATCTGCGCATTCTGAGCTTCATCTTTACCGGGAAAATTGGCTAAGGGACTGCCAATGACAATCTCATAACCACCATTATCGGGATTAAAAAATGCCATGATCGGCAAGGCAACCGCCTTACCCAATTTCGTCAGCCGTGCGGGTGTGGTAAGCGTGGCTTTGGGAACACCGAAAAACGGCGCGAACACCGAATGTTTGCTGCCATGATCTTCATCCGGCAAAAAGAACATTAAGCGCCCCGGTTCCAACGCTTTTACCAATTTCATCATGCCTTCTTCACGTGCTACCACAAACTCCACATCTTGCAGGCGGCTGCGGGCAATCAGCCAATTGATGACAGGGTTGTGGAACGGTTTGTACGAGCCGTAAGCGCGGTAATATTGCCCGATAGCAACCGGCGCGAATTCTAGCCACACCGAATGCCCTAACATGAGGATAACATTCTGTCCGGCAGCAATGGCTTGCTCCAAATGTTCACGTCCACTAATGCGGGTGCGTTGGTATATGTGGCGGCGGGTGCGAAAAAATAAGATGCTGTAGTCCAGCATCGCGCAGGCATATTCTTGTAAATGGCTGTGCGCCATTTGTTCACGTTGGGTATCAGCCAGTGCAGGGAAGCACAAGCGTAAATTACTCAACACGACGGCGCGGCGTTTGCGATTGTGGCGGTAAATCCAATTACCCAAGCGTTTGCCAAGCCAGCGGCGTGCTTGCCAAGGTAGCCAGGCGATTCCGGCGAATACCCCAACACCGGCCCAGGTGAGCCAGTGTCGCGGGGCAAGTAAATCGCGGGGGAATGTGGTCACGCTTGCGGTATGCAATCGACGTTCTCCGCCTGCATTCGTGCCGTAAACCATGCGGCGGCAGGGGCTACGTCAGCGGCGCGACCTTTGATACCAAAGTCGATTTTGCGGCGTTCAACCGTGCTGGGCAGACTGGAAATGCGCACCGCAGGAAAGGTTCTGAGCAGTTCTTCCATCATTGGGATCAGTTCGCTTTCTTGCACTGAATGCAGCGTCCAACGTTGTTCAATCGGCGGGGTGGTGTCGAAATACTGTGCGTAGTAAGTATCCAGCGCCCACTCGACCATTGGCCATGCCATATTCGGAAAACCGGGGACAAAGTGGTGATGTTGCAGTTTGAAACCGGGGATTTGGTTGATGGGGTTGGGAATCAAACTGGCACCATCCGGCAGTTCACTCATGCGAATGCGGTTAGGGTAAGCATCCGCACCGAAGCGCCCTTCGATCAATGCGACGGCTTGCGGGTGGCGCAATAACCTGACTCCCGCAGCAGCGGCAGCCGCTTGGCGCGTCAGATCGTCGGGGGTTGCCCCAATGCCGCCGAAACTGAACACAATGTCGTCACTTTGCAGGGTTTCGCGCAGGGTTTGCAGCAATAAATCCCAATCGTCGCCGATCATGCGTACCCACGCCAGCGCCAAGCCGCGTGCTTTGAGGAAGCTCATGACTTGTGGCAGGTGTTTGTCTTGGCGCAAATCGCTGAGCAGTTCGTCGCCGATGAGGATTAGCCCGACTTTCATTTTTTTGCCCCTTTAGCGATGGCGTTTTGTAAGGTGTGTTCGGCTTGTTTTTGTTGTACAGCCGCTGACCAGTTGGGTGAGGTTTCTGCCCAGCCAGCGGTATGTTGTTGGATGATGTCAGCAAGTGCCTGAATGTGGTCAAGGTTGGTGTTTAGAGCGGGGATGTAGTGGTAAGTTTCGCCGCCCGCGTGTTGGAAATATTCGCGGTTTTCTTCGCGGATTTCTTCCAGCGTTTCGAGGCAGTCGGCGGCAAAACCGGGGCAAATCACGTCAACGTGTTTGATGCCTTCAGCGGGCAGGGCTTGCATGGTTTTGTCGGTGTAAGGTTGCAGCCATTCCGCTTTGCCGAAGCGCGATTGGAAGGTGACACGCCATTCGTTGGGGCGTAGGTTGAGTTCTGCTGCCAGTAAGCGTGCGGTTTTGTGGCATTCGCAATGATACGGATCGCCGAGCATGAGGTTGCGTTTGGGGATGCCGTGGAAGGACATGACCAGTAATTGTCCGCGTGGGTGGTTGTCCCAGTGGGTGAGTACGCTGTTGGCAAGTGCTTTGATGTAACCGGGGTGATCGTGGTAGTGATTCACCAGACGCAATTCGGGCATCCAGCGCCAGCGTTTGAGTTCGTCGAATACTTTGTCGAAAGTGGTGGCGTTGGTCGCGGCGCAATATTGGGGGTAAAGTGGGAGTACCAGCACGCGTCGTGCTCCGGCTTCCTTGAGTTTTAGCAAGGTGTCAGGGATGGAGGGGTTGCCGTAGCGCATCGCTAAGGCGATTTTTACCGGCCCTTTGAAGCGGATTTCCATTTCTTTCTGGAGCGCTTTTTGTTGTTGCAGCGAAATACTCATCAGTGGAGAACCGTCTTCTGTCCATACGGTTTGGTATTTTTCGGCACTTTTGGCGGGGCGGGTGTTGAGGATAATGCCGTGCAGGATGACGTTCCAAATAATGCGCGGAATTTCCACGACACGCGGGTCAGAGAGAAATTCTTTCAAATAGCGCCGCAACCCGGCTTTGTCGGGGCTGTCGGGTGTGCCTAGGTTGGTGATCAAAATGCCGGTGCATTCGGATTTGCCGTGGAAATAATCCTGTTCGTTGATAAAACGGCTCATGGGTGGGGCGTTCCTCTGCGGTTCTTTTCATAAGGGTATTTCACATGACCAAAGCGCACGATGAGTACCGCCAGTGAAATCAATAAGATGGAGGCAGCAATTGCTAACATTTGCCATTCGGTCATTGCTTTCATGTCGAGGATGAGGTAGCGGGCAAGGGCGACCATGCCGATGTACAAGGGCATTCGTACCGGCACCTCCCCGGATTGCAGGTAAACGACGACCATGGTGATGATTTCTAAATAAATAAACAGCAGCAATAGGTCGGCAATCTGCACTTTGAGATGGACGAAAATGGTATAAATTTCCTGTCCCACGGCAATAATGGTGGCGAGAGTGATGATGCCGAGGAGCAGGTATTCGATCCCATGCAACAATTTCTGGCTGGCAGAAACGTTCGGTTTGTCCATGTGTGGGTATCCTTGTATTGTTAGCGTTTTGGTAACGCTGGGTAGGTTAAATGATGCAGCCTGATTTGCAAGTATTGGTGCAGGAAATACGTCAAATTGCACGCGAGGAAATTTTACCGCGTTTTGAACACATCGGCTTTGCGGTAAAACAAGACGGCAGTTTGCTGACCGAGGCGGATTTGGCAACGAATCAGCGCATTGCGACGTTTTTGCTGCAACAGTGGCCTGAGATTGCGTTTTTGAGTGAGGAGATGGAGCGCGAGGAACAAGAACGTTTATTGCGCGAAGCCGAGGCGTTGTGGTGTCTTGACCCATTGGATGGTACGAGCAATTTTGCGGCGGGTATCCCGTTGTTTGCGGTGTCACTGGCGTTATTTCAGCGCGGTGAAGTGGTGCTGGCGCTGACTTACGATCCGGTGCGTGATGAAATGTTTACCGCGCAACGCGGGCGGGGAGCTTGGTTGAATGGCAAGCCTTTGCGTTGTCAGCCCAGTGAGTTTCAGTTGTGCAATGCGGTGGCAATCGTGGATTTCAAGCGCTTGCCGTCTGCCTTGAAGCAAGCCTTGGTGACGAACCCACCTTACGGTTCGCAGCGTAATCTGGGCAGTTGTGTGCTGGAATGGGCGTGGATGGCGGCGAACCGTGGCAATTTGTATGTGCATGGTGGCATGAAGTTGTGGGATTTGGCGGCAGGTTCGCTGATTTTGGCAGAAGCGGGGGGCTATGCCGCGACCTTGCAGGGTGAGCCGGTGTTTGTCGCAGCGTTAGCGCCGCGTTCGGTGGTGATTTCCCCTGATCCGGTGTTGTTTGCAGCGTGGTTGGGTTATTTGCAGGCACAGCAGTGAACAACACACGGCACACACAACCCATTGGGGTATTCGATTCGGGGTTAGGGGGGATTTCGGTATTGCGCGAAATTCACCGCCTGTTGCCTGCGGAACACCTGATTTACGTGGCGGATTCGGCTCATGCGCCTTACGGGGCGAAAACTTCCGATTACATTCGGGCGCGTAGCAAGCGGGTGGCGGATTTCTTGCTGGAACAAGATGTTAAAGTGTTGGTGGTGGCGTGTAATACGGCGACGGTTCATGCCGTGGCGTATTTGCGCGAAACTTTGCCGATTCCGGTGGTGGGGATTGAGCCTGCGGTGAAACCTGCTGCCCGCCTGACGCAAACCGGGGTGATTGGGGTGTTAGCCACGCAACAAACAGTGAATAGCCCGCGTTTGCAGCAGTTGATTTGCGATCATGCGGCGGGGGTGCAGGTGATTACACAAGCCTGCCCCGGTTTGGTGGAGCATGTGGAGGCGGGGGATTTTAGTAGCGCGGCGGTACGTCAATTGCTTAAAGTTTATACCTTGCCCTTGTTGGATGCGGGGGTGGATACTTTGGTGCTGGGGTGCACGCATTACCCGTTTCTGGCGGACGCACTGGTGGATGTGACCCACGGCAAAATGACGATTTTGGAAACCAGTACACCAGTGACGCACCAGTTGATGCGGGTGTTGGAGCAAGAAGATTTGCGCCGCCCGCAAACAGGGCAGGGCAGCGTGCAATTTTTTTCCAGTAAAGCCGATGCGCAGCATCTGAGCAGTATGCAAACCTTGTGGCAACACCGGATCACAGTGGGACTGCTGCCAGACGCTTACCGCTGAACGGGTTTAGTGGTGGTGATGACTACCTTCACCGTGAGCGTGACCATGAGCAACTTCTTCCGCAGAAGCCGCACGTACATTGAGGATGGTGACATCAAACGTCAAGGCTACGCCTGCGAGTGGATGATTGGCGTCGATGGTTACGCTGTTGTCATCGACGGCGGCAATGCGAATGGTTTGATTGCCAGCGCCTGTTTGCGCGTGGAACTCCGCACCGGCAACGATTTGTTCAGCCGGAATACCTTCAAACATGCTGCGCGGTACTTGCTGGGTCATGCGTTCGTCGTATTCGCCGTAGGCTTCGGCGGGCGCAACAGTGACTACTAAGCTGTCGTTGGCTTGTTTGCCGACTAACTGTTTTTCCAGCCCCGGAATAATATTGTCAGCACCGTGCAGGTAGGCGAATGGTTGAGCGGCATCCGCTTGATCGAGTACTTGACCTTGGTCGTCGGTGAGGGTGTAGGTCATAGTGACCACGGTGTGTTGTGCGATTTGCATCGGGTTTCCTTAGAGTAGAGAGACTATTGGGATTATATATCGGTAGTTTGGTGTCAAGTATGGCTTGGCTAGGAAATTTTTCAAGTGTAGGAATGGAACGTGATAAACTTTCCCACTGCTTTTTCTGGTTTTATGTGAAAAATAACGATGAGCTTACAAATTCCTCCTTTTGAACGGGCGCGGGTATTGGTGGTCGGCGATGTGATGCTGGATCGCTATTGGTCGGGTCAAACCTCGCGTATTTCCCCCGAAGCCCCCGTGCCAGTGGTGCATGTCAAAGCCAATGAAGAACGCCCTGGCGGTGCGGCAAACGTGGCGTTGAACGTTGCCAGCCTTGGCGGGCAGGCGGTGTTGCTGGGTTACGTGGGCAATGATGAGGCGGGCAGGTCGCTGGCGAATACCTTGCAAGCGCGTGGGGTGCAAACCCATTTCGTGGCGCTGGATAATGCGCCGACGATTACCAAGTTACGGGTGCTGAGTCGGCATCAGCAATTGATTCGCTTGGATTTTGAAGAAGGGTTTGCGGGGCAGGATCATGCGCCACTCTTCAGTCAGTTCATGGCGTTGTTGGAATCTGCGGATGTGGTGGTGCTGTCCGATTACCGCAAAGGGACGCTGGAACGGGCGCGGGAGTTGATTGCCTTGGCGCAAGCAGCCGGTAAGCCGGTGGTGGTTGACCCCAAAGCGCAGGATT contains:
- a CDS encoding inositol monophosphatase family protein, which gives rise to MMQPDLQVLVQEIRQIAREEILPRFEHIGFAVKQDGSLLTEADLATNQRIATFLLQQWPEIAFLSEEMEREEQERLLREAEALWCLDPLDGTSNFAAGIPLFAVSLALFQRGEVVLALTYDPVRDEMFTAQRGRGAWLNGKPLRCQPSEFQLCNAVAIVDFKRLPSALKQALVTNPPYGSQRNLGSCVLEWAWMAANRGNLYVHGGMKLWDLAAGSLILAEAGGYAATLQGEPVFVAALAPRSVVISPDPVLFAAWLGYLQAQQ
- the sctJ gene encoding type III secretion inner membrane ring lipoprotein SctJ, which encodes MINKKLRRIAIVVTLLLLTGCKTELYSNLAENDANSMLSILLNNKIDSEKIFDKKAGTYFLHVEKSRIPQAVQLLKQHGYPKEKIATVGELFKKEGLISSPLEERTRFIFALSQSVQETLSQIDGVLVARVHVVLPENNPIDKEFKPSSASVFIKYNPAYRLEDMKSDIKLIVEKSIEGLTYDKVSVVMVPAQFSATN
- a CDS encoding molybdopterin-binding protein; translation: MKVGLILIGDELLSDLRQDKHLPQVMSFLKARGLALAWVRMIGDDWDLLLQTLRETLQSDDIVFSFGGIGATPDDLTRQAAAAAAGVRLLRHPQAVALIEGRFGADAYPNRIRMSELPDGASLIPNPINQIPGFKLQHHHFVPGFPNMAWPMVEWALDTYYAQYFDTTPPIEQRWTLHSVQESELIPMMEELLRTFPAVRISSLPSTVERRKIDFGIKGRAADVAPAAAWFTARMQAENVDCIPQA
- the murI gene encoding glutamate racemase, whose translation is MVGLFAGTAVNNTRHTQPIGVFDSGLGGISVLREIHRLLPAEHLIYVADSAHAPYGAKTSDYIRARSKRVADFLLEQDVKVLVVACNTATVHAVAYLRETLPIPVVGIEPAVKPAARLTQTGVIGVLATQQTVNSPRLQQLICDHAAGVQVITQACPGLVEHVEAGDFSSAAVRQLLKVYTLPLLDAGVDTLVLGCTHYPFLADALVDVTHGKMTILETSTPVTHQLMRVLEQEDLRRPQTGQGSVQFFSSKADAQHLSSMQTLWQHRITVGLLPDAYR
- a CDS encoding phosphate-starvation-inducible PsiE family protein; the encoded protein is MDKPNVSASQKLLHGIEYLLLGIITLATIIAVGQEIYTIFVHLKVQIADLLLLFIYLEIITMVVVYLQSGEVPVRMPLYIGMVALARYLILDMKAMTEWQMLAIAASILLISLAVLIVRFGHVKYPYEKNRRGTPHP
- the hemH gene encoding ferrochelatase; amino-acid sequence: MSRFINEQDYFHGKSECTGILITNLGTPDSPDKAGLRRYLKEFLSDPRVVEIPRIIWNVILHGIILNTRPAKSAEKYQTVWTEDGSPLMSISLQQQKALQKEMEIRFKGPVKIALAMRYGNPSIPDTLLKLKEAGARRVLVLPLYPQYCAATNATTFDKVFDELKRWRWMPELRLVNHYHDHPGYIKALANSVLTHWDNHPRGQLLVMSFHGIPKRNLMLGDPYHCECHKTARLLAAELNLRPNEWRVTFQSRFGKAEWLQPYTDKTMQALPAEGIKHVDVICPGFAADCLETLEEIREENREYFQHAGGETYHYIPALNTNLDHIQALADIIQQHTAGWAETSPNWSAAVQQKQAEHTLQNAIAKGAKK
- a CDS encoding peptidylprolyl isomerase; this translates as MQIAQHTVVTMTYTLTDDQGQVLDQADAAQPFAYLHGADNIIPGLEKQLVGKQANDSLVVTVAPAEAYGEYDERMTQQVPRSMFEGIPAEQIVAGAEFHAQTGAGNQTIRIAAVDDNSVTIDANHPLAGVALTFDVTILNVRAASAEEVAHGHAHGEGSHHHH
- a CDS encoding tetratricopeptide repeat protein, whose protein sequence is MQASVELLQMISQVGYMACFGGDVQRSQTIMEGVNAIGVEQTPIKMGVAIAKIYAGHYDQAIHILRDDVLLKEVDHMSAKCFLGIALSQKGEKAEARELFEEVVRKGNKDESSIAAAYLNT
- a CDS encoding lysophospholipid acyltransferase family protein, with protein sequence MHTASVTTFPRDLLAPRHWLTWAGVGVFAGIAWLPWQARRWLGKRLGNWIYRHNRKRRAVVLSNLRLCFPALADTQREQMAHSHLQEYACAMLDYSILFFRTRRHIYQRTRISGREHLEQAIAAGQNVILMLGHSVWLEFAPVAIGQYYRAYGSYKPFHNPVINWLIARSRLQDVEFVVAREEGMMKLVKALEPGRLMFFLPDEDHGSKHSVFAPFFGVPKATLTTPARLTKLGKAVALPIMAFFNPDNGGYEIVIGSPLANFPGKDEAQNAQILNTGLQTLISQYPEQYMWVLKLFRTRPADEAPIY